A genome region from Pelagibaculum spongiae includes the following:
- a CDS encoding DNA-3-methyladenine glycosylase I, with protein sequence MGLRLAPHPSLILNHPLDTVLQHFSRVTTMPTRCSWCGDDPLYQNYHDTEWGVACRDDQKLFEKLNLEGAQAGLSWITILKKRENYRKAFFNFDPQQIIQIDAEYREQLLQNTGIVRNRLKIDAVISNAQAFLDFQKKHGSFSDFIWSFVDGKQQVNHWQLLSDGPTTTAISQDMSKQLKKLGFKFVGPTICYSFMQSMGLINDHVVDCFRHQPCIEQ encoded by the coding sequence GTGGGATTACGACTCGCTCCACACCCTTCCTTGATCCTCAATCATCCGCTAGATACAGTGCTACAACACTTTTCAAGAGTTACCACCATGCCGACACGTTGCAGCTGGTGCGGAGATGATCCGCTATATCAAAACTACCACGACACTGAATGGGGCGTTGCTTGCCGAGACGACCAAAAGCTATTTGAAAAACTCAATTTGGAAGGCGCTCAAGCTGGCTTGAGCTGGATTACCATTTTGAAAAAGCGTGAAAACTATCGCAAGGCATTCTTCAATTTTGATCCACAACAGATTATTCAAATCGATGCTGAGTACCGCGAACAATTACTACAAAACACCGGCATTGTTCGTAATCGTCTCAAAATTGATGCTGTAATCAGTAACGCGCAGGCTTTTCTCGACTTTCAAAAGAAGCACGGTAGTTTCAGTGATTTTATCTGGAGCTTTGTCGATGGAAAACAGCAGGTCAATCATTGGCAATTATTGTCTGATGGCCCGACAACGACTGCGATTTCTCAAGATATGAGCAAACAGCTCAAAAAGCTGGGTTTTAAATTTGTTGGCCCAACCATTTGCTATAGCTTTATGCAGTCTATGGGGCTAATTAATGACCATGTCGTTGATTGTTTTCGCCACCAACCATGCATTGAACAATAA
- a CDS encoding DEAD/DEAH box helicase, which translates to MNFSSLGLAPELLQAIEACGYTEMTPVQEQAIVPARRGKDVLANAQTGTGKTAAFALPILQQMIDKPRTAPSKSPRTVILTPTRELAEQLAQTIGDYAQFLPFSITAVYGGVKMGGQERKLKAGVDILIATPGRLMEHITQCNVELSASEFVVLDEADRMLDMGFIEDVKTIFQRTAKKRQTLLFSATISPAVNELAHKILHNHQEVRVAKLNAAADTVNHVVYPVDERSKIDLFMNLLEEQNWFQILVFTSTKEQADRLLSDLKLRKVTAAVCHGDKSQGTRRRALAEFKAGDIQILIATEVAARGLDIQGLEYVLNFNLPYLAEDYVHRIGRAGRAGNEGFAISFVSREEERTLDNIERLIGGRIARVFQPGFEVSNRDRLIKNVAQKQRPSRANKSSQTRIEGKSSNPSAGKANKPASVKSKKSVAPKKPKHKNKK; encoded by the coding sequence ATGAATTTTTCATCTTTAGGTCTAGCCCCCGAACTACTGCAAGCCATCGAGGCATGCGGCTATACCGAGATGACGCCTGTGCAAGAGCAAGCTATTGTGCCTGCTCGCCGCGGTAAAGATGTGTTGGCCAACGCTCAAACGGGCACAGGTAAAACTGCTGCATTTGCGTTGCCGATATTGCAGCAAATGATCGATAAGCCACGCACTGCGCCATCAAAAAGCCCAAGAACCGTCATCCTAACCCCTACTCGTGAATTAGCTGAGCAATTGGCGCAGACTATTGGTGATTACGCCCAATTCCTGCCGTTCAGCATCACTGCGGTATATGGCGGAGTGAAAATGGGTGGCCAAGAACGCAAGTTGAAAGCCGGTGTTGATATTCTGATTGCAACACCTGGCCGCTTAATGGAACACATCACTCAGTGTAACGTTGAATTATCAGCGTCTGAGTTTGTAGTTTTAGATGAAGCAGACCGCATGCTAGACATGGGCTTCATCGAAGATGTAAAAACTATTTTCCAGCGCACTGCTAAGAAACGTCAAACGCTATTGTTCTCAGCCACTATCTCACCGGCGGTTAACGAATTAGCGCACAAAATTTTACACAATCACCAAGAAGTGCGGGTTGCCAAGTTAAATGCTGCGGCTGATACGGTTAACCATGTGGTTTATCCAGTAGATGAACGTAGCAAAATTGATTTGTTCATGAATTTGCTGGAAGAGCAAAACTGGTTTCAAATTCTGGTATTCACCAGCACTAAAGAGCAAGCAGACCGTTTATTATCAGATTTAAAATTACGCAAGGTGACCGCTGCAGTCTGTCATGGTGATAAAAGCCAAGGTACACGCAGACGTGCATTGGCAGAATTTAAAGCCGGTGATATTCAAATATTAATTGCGACAGAAGTGGCGGCTCGTGGTTTAGACATTCAAGGTTTAGAATACGTATTAAACTTTAACTTGCCTTACCTTGCTGAAGATTATGTTCACCGTATTGGCCGTGCCGGGCGTGCTGGCAATGAAGGTTTCGCCATTTCATTTGTTAGCCGTGAAGAAGAGCGCACGCTGGATAACATTGAACGTTTAATTGGCGGCCGGATTGCCAGAGTCTTCCAGCCGGGCTTTGAAGTGAGTAACCGTGACAGACTGATTAAAAATGTTGCTCAAAAGCAGCGCCCAAGTCGTGCCAATAAAAGCAGCCAAACCAGAATAGAAGGTAAATCTAGCAACCCTTCTGCGGGCAAAGCGAATAAGCCAGCATCGGTTAAATCTAAAAAATCGGTTGCGCCTAAAAAGCCTAAACACAAAAACAAGAAGTAA